GGACCGGAAAGACGATGCTCCTTCAGGATGTGGCAAACGCCATCACCACCAATCACAAGGACGTGATATTGATCGTCCTCCTCATAGATGAGAGGCCCGAGGAAGTGACAGATATGGAGCGCTCCGTTCATGGCGAGGTGGTAAGCTCGACTTTCGACGAACCAGCCTCCCGCCACGTGCAGGTATCGGAGATGGTGCTTGAAAAGGCTAAACGACTGGTGGAGTACAAGAAAGATGTGGTTATACTCCTGGACAGCATAACGAGGCTCGCCAGGGCCTACAACGCAGTGGTTCCCCCGAGCGGAAAGATCCTCTCCGGCGGTGTGGACTCCAACGCCCTCTATAAGCCGAAGCGGTTCTTCGGCGCCGCAAGGAACATCGAGAACGGCGGCAGCCTCACCATTATCGCAACGGCTCTGATAGATACCGGATCGAGGATGGACGAGGTGATCTTCGAGGAGTTCAAGGGAACCGGCAACATGGAGATTCACCTGGATAGGAAGCTCGCGGACAGAAGGATATTCCCGGCCATAGACATTAACCGCTCCGGAACGAGAAAAGAAGAGCTCCTGCTGGACGATGACGCCCTCAATCGAATCTGGATACTGCGCAAGCTCCTCGCCCCGCTGAACCCGATAGATTCCATGGAATTCGTCCTCGATAAAATCCAGGGCATAAAAACCAACCAGGAGTTTCTGTCCAATATGAACCAGTAGCTTGAAATACAACGATCATAAGCCCCCTGAATACATAAATAGGGGGTTTATTATTAGTTTCACTATTAATATCTAAATGAGGCCAAAAGGAGAACAGCAAAGATGAAACCGGATATTCACCCAAAATACGACAAGGCGATCATCAAGTGCGCCTGCGGGAGCGAGATCGAGACACGCTCGACCAAAGAGGAAATACGCGTGGAAATCTGCTCCCAATGTCATCCCTTCTTCACCGGAAAACAGAAGCTCGTCGACACAATGGGCCGTGTCGAGAAATTCAGGAAGAAGTACGACAAGTTTGATAATAAAAAGAAGAAGGCTTAAGCATAACGTTTAGCCGTGCAAGTCTAATATTTCCGGGCTTGTCGGCCTGTTGAAATTGCAGAAAATAGAGCCGTGCCGTCCCTATGTTTCTTGCGGCGAAGGGTGTTGCTTTTTTTCGTTATTCTTCTGTCGCTCGCTCAAGCCGTTTCTGGACATCGGGACTAAAGGATTAAAATAGTATTGC
The DNA window shown above is from Candidatus Zymogenus saltonus and carries:
- the rpmE gene encoding 50S ribosomal protein L31, with the protein product MKPDIHPKYDKAIIKCACGSEIETRSTKEEIRVEICSQCHPFFTGKQKLVDTMGRVEKFRKKYDKFDNKKKKA
- the rho gene encoding transcription termination factor Rho, translating into MNLVELKSKKIGDIYQMSKEFDIEGASAMTRQELIFALLQAHTEQDGVIYGQGVLETLPDGFGFLRAPDYNYLPGPDDIYVSPSQIRRFSLRTGDTISGQIRPPKESERYFALLKVSSVNNSDPDLSRERIMFDNLTPVHPHDKIELEYNTERYSTRIMDLFTPIGKGQRGLIVSPPRTGKTMLLQDVANAITTNHKDVILIVLLIDERPEEVTDMERSVHGEVVSSTFDEPASRHVQVSEMVLEKAKRLVEYKKDVVILLDSITRLARAYNAVVPPSGKILSGGVDSNALYKPKRFFGAARNIENGGSLTIIATALIDTGSRMDEVIFEEFKGTGNMEIHLDRKLADRRIFPAIDINRSGTRKEELLLDDDALNRIWILRKLLAPLNPIDSMEFVLDKIQGIKTNQEFLSNMNQ